Sequence from the Nymphaea colorata isolate Beijing-Zhang1983 chromosome 9, ASM883128v2, whole genome shotgun sequence genome:
CAGCTCCCTTCGTGAACTTGGCAGAAACAATTTTCGAAGTGACATGGAAAATAAATCTAGTTAAAACATGTTTCACTTATTGTGAGGAGATCTATGGCGGTATTACATGGCTTCACCTTCATTCATCTTCCATTCTTTTTCAAGACCAGATAATGTAGTCTGAACATAGAATGGCAGTGTAACAAGAGCATCTAGTGTAACCTAGCAGACATTCTTTTCTCCCGCAGAAATTAATGCCCCCAACTGCCAGATTTGGTTCTTCCATAACCTGTTTGTAGGATGAGCTACTCTTGAATTTTGCAGAATTAGCACGATTTGATTTAGTAATTGGAGGCCATTTTAACATTTTCCCAACAACACTCTTCCATCTCTAATTAAGCAACAAACATGGTCTTGATGGATGCTTTTATTCAGGATCATTGCAGGATGGGACACTTGCCAGGATCTATGACCTAGCTCGATGGCTTATTGGTGATTCCTATGCGATTCGATGAGAGGTCAAAGCTACCCTCCTTTTTCCCTACTCTTGGATGTAGGGTTACTTCGAGACCTGAGTTGAAAGGGAGAACACCCATCAACTAGAATGCAGTGCATCTACTGTTTGCAATCAAAGGAGTAGCACCCATAGGAATCGAACTGATGACTAACCTTTCACCGGACCAGCAACATAACGAGCTATGTTACTTCATTcagcaaaaaataagataaaatataACAATACTGAGCAAAGAGTTGCTGGAGTGGTCCATGCTAGAGGAGCAGAGCACAGCGAGGATCCTTGTCAGATTCAAAGCCTGGTCTTGGTAATGAATGGAGGAGATGGAATTTGTAACCCACTTGATAAAATTTGGAAACGCAGGGACGTGATAAGGACTTGATGTTTGATATATCTCTAGGATAGAGACAAAGCAGTTACAGTCATGCATCCATGACATGCAGTCACACTTACGTACAAAATAAGCAATTTTTCAGTACATGGCAGAAATAACTCTTGAGGTAGAAGGCCTGGTGGAGTCGCGGCCTTAACAGTGGAAAACTCGACAATGAAGCTGTAGAACTTTAAGTCATGTTTGATAGCTTCCGATCGAGATCTAATGTTGCATTAGAAGTGTGCAGAGTAAGATCACCTGTTTAAACAAACTGTGGATCTtaatcaggggcggagggaaggggggggccgcctaggccatgacCCCACCCTagctaatgaaatttttttcttttacattgaaaaaaataatattttttaattacgtaatgtattttttgtattagaattcagtttggccctacccggatctAAAGGTCAGACTGTCAGCCCGCCCCTAaagaaaattctggctccgcccctgatctTAATaacatggatcttaaatctcCGTTAGGTgtaaaaaaaatctatgaatCTAAGATAGCATAGGGGGAAGGTTATCTGTCCTTAATTTACAGATCTGGGATCATGCttagatttgaatttaagatAGGATAGGGGAATGTTGTTCCGGGAACGCCACACACTgttgttttagaaaaaaaatgtaattatcTCCAGCGTTTGTTAGATATAGAAACAATATCTAAAACCACATCATGTTTCTTATAACAAAAGTAACATAGATTTCGATGAACATGTGTTCCATGAAAACAAAGTGCTTATCAAACGCCTTCCTAGGGTTTGAGATAGTGACCACTTGCCGGAGAGACGATGGTCCACGCAACTATGCGACACCTCTTGGAGTATGTGAAAGCAAAATTTTCTGTAAGATATTTACTTGGTCGTAGTAAGAAATGTCAGccttttaattttgaaaattttgcaataaTTTTTCGAGGACATTAAAATGAGTATTGTCatgaaagaaaatcatttttaaaattttctatttattcAGCAAAGTGCAAATATATTGTCATGACACTTTTATTCTACAAGTTATAATGTTATAAGTTCTTCATGGATTATCATTTATATGTTCTCCTACACTTCTCCACATACTCACTTAGGAGCTAAAATCAAACATGTAACAGTTACCGTCAAACGGCATCTTCAAGTTTGGCTCAAACCTGAGAATTAAATTTTATCTATGGATGGTGTAAAAATTTTGTATGGGACAAAGACAAGGAATCGAGTGCAGTTTAATTGCACAAAAAATCGTAAAAGTCAAACTTTGATTTCCTATAACATGATCTATAACCTAAACATTGAATATTAATATATTCCGTTTTGATGTTTGGATGGAGTTTTATAATCAAGATGAAATATTCAATGgtccaaaattgaaaattttcaagtcGTTCAATCTTCTGTATACATATAAAAGAACTGAAGTTTGTTTCTCAATCACATAGACCTAGGATTCTAATTTTGGGAAACAAACGGTAGAAGAAAATTAGTAAGTGATtgaattattgaaaaaagattgtGCAATTCATTGCAATTTTGGATCCAGCTGTTGGAATAACATAGAAGCATCATGTTATAAAATATAGGTCACCGATGCACAAATTGAAGCACAATGGGAGTGACACTTTGAGGCACCAAAAGCAAACCTTATACCATAGTTGGTGGGAGCTTCGATACTCTACCAGTGGGTCTCCCCCATTCACTCAGAATCATTCAAATATAAGATATATAAAGCTGAAAATTTTCTACCATCAATGACAAACCTAATATACAGTTACTCATTTTTGTGTaggattttcttgagaaattttttgtttgatttaggattttccccttttccaagaaaattttattagtGAAAACTATCACTACTATTTTCACTTGCATGTATAGCCACCTTTATCATCTTCTTGTTTTGTAAACAAAAATGTACAAAAACAACATCAAAAACCTACTTTAAAGTTTGAATTTCTTACATTTAAACGCTTTGATTAATATGAAACAACTGCAAAACCAAAGAAATCAAAGCCCCATTGCATTTTGATTATTCCTTCGAATAATTCTCTTTCATTAAAGAGCCATGACAAGCAGCCAGGCTTGGCTTGTCTTGGCTCGTTTTCCGGCCATAGACAGCGGTTCGAGGACCCAATTAGATCCACCCGAGCTCTGCTCAAGTCAGATTTGAaccgaaataaaaaaaaaaaaaaactatggatCTTGTTTAGAGGCTGCTTTACAAGACATGAGGAGAGATTCTCAGATCTCACAAAAAGCTATCAAGGAAGCATCATGCATACCCACCCACTCAAGTTTTAATATGAGAGGAATTGAGATGTGAGAGTGGAATTTGCCATGAAATGCTACCATCCAAGAAAGTCTACCATCTTCTCAACTTGTATTAGTTTCACcaatataaaatttattgatATGCCTTATAGTTTTTTCTTGTGAACCAAAGGTTAATAATCCACTGTTCGAAAAAGAGGCCTGAAGGCTCTTCCATTTCTCCTACCTTTGGAGTTCTGGGTGGCGTCAGAGCCTAGGTTGGGTATGGTATATCCATTAACTAGAGTGTTGCAATCATTGTTTACAATATATAAGAATATGATACGTATAGAAAGTGAACCGACAAAGCACTTTTTATGCAACCACTGCCTGACTAGTTATGCTATGTCCCTTAGGGCACTTATGTCGCTTAGGGCACTTCCGTTATGGTTTTTCACATTTGAAAGTTGCTGAGCAGTTTATTTATATGGTCAACTTTCTTCCCAAAAAAGATTTGTCTGAATTTGTTTTTTGTGCAGGAAGCTTCCATATCGTTGCTGTAATATGCCTTGTTGGTTCTAGTTGATTTCATTTGGTTTGGATTTTGTTCCCTCTAGAGTATTGATTCTTGTTCCGCTGATATAACTTTGATGGGTGGAGAGGATTGCTTTGCCCTTAAATGGGAAAAGTACTTTGATTTGACAATTATCACTTGTAGCCGTAGTATTCCTATGTTTTTCATCTAGATCATGAAGTTTTTGTTCAACGGCTGCTTGTTTGATTTCATTAGAAAAGTATCAATTCTCTGCTTTAGATGGGAGTATCATTGAGACTTTCTGTCTTCGTCATTCAAATACAAAGTAAGCTGATCTAGGACAGCTTTCCTCGATCTTTTTTGTCTTTGGAAAACGCTATCTAAGATAAATTTGCCCTAGAATATCGAGAGGCCGAGACATGTTATCCATGACAAAATGGATACGGATGTGGATTTGGACCCGAGTATCAACACTGTGTGTGAGACGGCTGACCAGATTATCACTACCTCACGACCACCATAGTACCCCAAagatctttctctctttctctatctgtcgctctctcttactctctcctCCCAATCTTTCGCACACGCGCGCTCGAGTTTCTCTGCTTGCTGCCATGGAGGCCATGAATAGCCCCATTACGCAACGACCCAGGTTTATAGAAGCTGCTCCGTTTTCTCAGTCATCCTCTTCTTCACCATGTAGATCTTCGGCTTCCTTTGTTGGTTTTCGTAAGACCATCCAGAGCGGCGATTGTCGCAGTATTGGATGCGGTACAGCTTATTCCAGTCATGGTTTTCGATCGCGAACGTCCTTTATCCCGATTCGAGCGACAGCTCACGAGAAGGACGATACTGATGCGGATCAGGGGACGCCGGAACATGAGCTCCGTTTGGCTTCTGAAGATTCTCCGTTGATTGCGGTTAAGCTTCCAACCTTTTTTAGTATTGAGGATTACTGAATTGGGTAGCCGGAACTTCCTTCAAATTGTGTTTTTGTTAAGCTGGTTGTTGTCCGAGTGTGTAGTTAATATGGTATCTCATACATAGTATGACTTTATCTCCCCTTGTCCGAGTTGCTGTATGTCTTGGAATTTTGGAAGAAGGATATGTCGATTCTTTTTAACAAAAGCAAGTTGTGTGCACGTTGTCTTTTGGGCCTTTGATCCCAGTTCTTATGCCTGCTTTTTGTATTGAAAGTAACggatttgttttattttgagcaATGTACTAAACTAGTCGTTTGGAACAGCACGATCGCACTCTATAATTCCATGTACAGTTTTTGGTGGCTAGTTAGGTCGGCAGTAGAACTGCTTGGCTAACAACTAGTTTTTTTGGTGGCTGGAGTTTTTGAATTCGTATCTTGCTATTATTGGCCGTCTACTTTGATGAAGTGGGGGAGTCTACATCTAATACTATGGTTTCCCCATTCCTTGcagtaaattttttgttggtctATGCTTAGTGCAATTGGTAACCTCCAGTCGAAATTGTTTGTGACTTTGAGGCCATTTTTCATGAGGTTTCCTATAGTCACATAGTTACTGGTCGACCTGTTGAAGCTTGAATTCCTTATTAGGATTTCCGCTCCTTCAGTGTCTTCTGTTGTCtaagaataaataaaatatacaaaatatcCTTGTCTTACATATGCATTGGTGTGTTTACTTGTCATCTCACTAATTTcatgctttcattttttgttgtaggataATACAAGCAGAGTAGGCGGGAAAGGTGGTTCTTCTGAGAATTTCACGGCATCACCAGTTATGGTGGGAATAAGTGGAGGAAGCCGATCCGGGCTTCTCAGGCCACCAGTCTCAGGTGGGGTTCAGAGTGCGACTTCTGCTCATGATTTACCTCGTCCAGCCTTGGCAGTTCGGAATCTGATGGAGCAGGTATAACAGTTTGCTGTTGTGGAATCTTGTTCCTAGTGGATCTTCTCCTGACTCTGAAGATGTTTTAAGGAGCAGTCTGCTTGACTTGTAAATGGAGTTTTTTGATGGATCTCATAAGTGGAGGCATTATGTTGTTTACTGAAGATACTGATAGTATTACTTATATGTTGCTATTAAGGTCAGATTTGCTCACCTATGTACCGTGATGTCGCGTATGCATCACCGACGTCAGGGATACCCTTTTGGGTCACTAGTTGATTTTGCACCAGATTCAATGGGCCGTAAGTCTGATATTTGATAACCTTCACTGTAATAAGCTATGGTGGAAGAAAACTTAAACTGGATGACACactaattttaataacatgtgCAGATCCAATCTTTTCATTTTCGCCGTTGGCTATCCACACAAGAAATCTGCTAGCTGATCCACGATGTACGCTTGTTGTTCAGGTAATATAATATGGTCTGAGCCATTTATACAGTTGGTGCACCTTGGATCATCCATTAATTTCTATTTGTGATTTTTTAGGTGCCTGGATGGAGTGGAGTGACGATTTTTGGAGATGTCTACCCGCTTCCTGCAGATAAGCAGGTGGTTCAGTGTTGCAATGGTTGATCTGTAGAGATACATTATGACCTGTAGAACATTGATCTTTTGAGAACCCTTCTGCTAAGTAGGCACCAAAATTTCTGTCTGCCTGATTGCATAACTGCattacacacacatgcacatgcttttatatgtaaatgtttCTTAAGACAACTTTGGGGGTTGCATGATGTTTAGCAGCTGCATCAACAAAGTTTTAAAGGATCTAGACAAGTGTGTGCTTAGGACATTCAGGATGTAACCTGATAAttttatgtgaaattttttgtttatattttaaattttgttaatttgtttaGGTTCCTAGAAAATGCCTAGGGCCCTAGACTCCTAGTTGTCAAGTTGCCAGGCGTAGCCAGTGAAATGAAGCAATCTAAGCAGTCTCATAGTCACAGCACTTTCTGTGTAGCCTCTAACAGATTTACTCGATTAGATGGTAATTAGGCGCATCATTTGTTACCAGTGTGGAAATTTAGCTATTGATGTGCAAGAAAATTAAGGCATTTGATTTGCATGTACAGAGTTTTCCTAAGGGACTTGTTAATTcctcgaaaaaattaaaaaaagttgctATAGTGGCAGCAAATTTAAAATAAACCACCAAGTCATTTTGTACTTGTTAACGTTAGTAAATTTGTGGTAGAAACTGAAAAGATTAATCATAAAGGATAGCTGTTGAAATCATGTTTATGTAGGCACTTACATATTTACATTTTTGAAAGGTACTAGTGAAATTATGCAAGAACATGTTGTGTGGCTCGTGTTCCCATTTGCTGATATACCACTTCTGGTCTTAGTTAtcaactttttaatttttagcggACGGAGTTATTTAGTCTTTTCCAGTTGAAGACTTATTTTTTCAGTATAATTTTGTTgcaattcatttcattttctgtcaATTATATTTGTAGGAATGGGCTCACAAGCACTACATTGCGAAACATCAACAAGGGGCATCTCAGCAGTGGGGTAATTTCTATTATTACAGAATGGAAAGCATCAGGTTTGTCCTTGTATTGGCTTGATGTGTCGCTACATTTTGAAGCTTGTGTGTGGACAATTTGGATAGcatttttattgtcaaaagGCTCAAAATTACATTTCCATGGAGCCTTGAGATGGAACCCCATATCATCAAATAAGCTCTTCATGTGGACAAACTTCACAGTTGTTGATGCCATAGTCTGCTCCAATGGAGGCAAGGGAtaccttttgttgttttttttaacatctTCATGATATCAAAGTGTCACCTAAGAAAACGTAATCCTATTGTGGAATGTCTGTTGTTAGGATCTTTTCGTCAATTCATAAGCCATGTGGCTTCACAGAATTTTCGTAAATGAAATTATTCCACACCACAAAGCTgttctaaaaaacaaaatactttGGAAGCCTTTACCCATCAAAATGGAATCAATCAGCAAATATACAAATAGGAGGCTAATGGCATAATACAACAAAATGGATTCAGTACCCCTATTTCTCATGAGCAGTTTATGGAGGACTGTTTTGATTAAAAGTAAATTGGGTGGGTGGAAAGAAGCTGCTTCTGATTACTTACATGATACAATGAGGCAGACAGGTCACtgcctatgtcacataggtatgggtatgggtacggagaAGCGGGTACGGGTACAACGTTTTTGCCAATCTTGGTACAGCGGTACGGGgatagttatatatttttaattaattatatacatgaaatcagcaaaacaagtaacataaatataagaaacaGATGCCATTTTTGCTGTAAACCACTTGTATGAAGgtaaggaaggaggaagaaccgTACCACCACCATACCGGTAATGCCGTACCGCCGTACCGGTATGGGTACGTGGGCTTTGCAGGCTTACCAGTGTGACATTGGTCACTGCTCATTTCCTGGCTCTGACTTTCCTTTGATATTAGGTAGCCTGGTCAGTCATGTGCAGGTCAAGGCAGACTTGTTTAAACTGATCTAGTTTAAGATATTCCATCTGATTCAGTCGGGACTTGTTTATATTTCTGGAGGGcctctctcctttcttttttccttctgaaAGTTTTCTATTGCAAAGTAGGGATTACTTGTCCTCCAAtgtttgatttgaatttttttaaactgCAGTGACATCTACTTCATTGGTGGGTTCGGTACAGTTGCGTGGGTAGATGTGAATGAATATGAAACTCTTCAACCTGACAAAATTGCTGTTAATGGTGGAGAGCAGCATCTGAAGGTATGCTTGTAGATATGACAGTGTCTTTCCAAGTTATTTACTCATCCTCGAAGCCATGCAGTTGATCGGGTTTTGCACAGGCACTCAATGCTATGTTCTCAAAGCCACTTAAGGAGCTATTATCAGCGGACGCAGAGATCGATGATGCAGCTCTCATATCCATAGATAGCAAGGGCATTGATGTGCGTGTTAGGCAGGGTGCACAGGTATTATTCACTTGCTGGTTAGCTCCTATTTTCAACTGTCATCTTGAATTTCGATTTTGGAACTTGGAGAATTTGAAGAATCTTTCCATAGTGCATCAGATCACCCTTTCAGCTATTTCAGATTGTCACGAGATAGCTAAAACTGAATTATGTCAGCTCACCCCATCTGGGATTGGTGGTGGGAAATATGATCTCAACTACCTTGGT
This genomic interval carries:
- the LOC116261440 gene encoding uncharacterized protein LOC116261440; translation: MEAMNSPITQRPRFIEAAPFSQSSSSSPCRSSASFVGFRKTIQSGDCRSIGCGTAYSSHGFRSRTSFIPIRATAHEKDDTDADQGTPEHELRLASEDSPLIADNTSRVGGKGGSSENFTASPVMVGISGGSRSGLLRPPVSGGVQSATSAHDLPRPALAVRNLMEQVRFAHLCTVMSRMHHRRQGYPFGSLVDFAPDSMGHPIFSFSPLAIHTRNLLADPRCTLVVQVPGWSGVTIFGDVYPLPADKQEWAHKHYIAKHQQGASQQWGNFYYYRMESISDIYFIGGFGTVAWVDVNEYETLQPDKIAVNGGEQHLKALNAMFSKPLKELLSADAEIDDAALISIDSKGIDVRVRQGAQFHIERIPFQAGHEVETLEEAKAAIQKLINKGSRLNLIYRG